A stretch of DNA from Dioscorea cayenensis subsp. rotundata cultivar TDr96_F1 chromosome 4, TDr96_F1_v2_PseudoChromosome.rev07_lg8_w22 25.fasta, whole genome shotgun sequence:
AACAACCGGCAGACTCTTGCCGGAGTCAGGCCGTAGAGgattgcattgagtttgttaaGAAGTCGGCAGCTTCGGCCGGAGATGAAGCTGTGAAGAGTTCTGGTTGTGATGAGGATAAGGTGGCCGTTGTTTGCTTGGGCTTCTCTCCGTCCATGCAGGTCTGTTGACTCTCATTTAGTTGTTTTGTTTCTCTGAAGATATGTATTTTTTAGGTTGGTTTGGTTACTAATTAATGATGGTAAGTTCTTGCAAAtctcaaaatttaatataatatgatacatacatacatatacatacacacaaatatatatatatatataggtaaatACATGCAATAAAATTGTCCGGCCACATTCTCCTGATAAGTCCAATGTGGTGGGTTTAAATCTCTCCCAACTCAATcatcttattaataaaaatctaggccatacaaaattttaaatcaaagatattttGTTGTATGATGTTAGAAAGATAAAAGGAAACTcctcaatttaaaacaaaatttagaagACGTAGAATTGTTTTAAGGCATTGTCGGTGATGGTGGATGGAACGCACACACGTCATTCacatacaaatattttaattataataattatttatttaattaattaattatctaataaaaattaaagacatgTTACTACTAGCACACAAGACTGTGCTCTCAACTTTTAACCATTTATAAATATTCAccttcaaataattaaattttattaaaaaaattagtgggATATTACCAGGCCCAAACACCCCACAGTGATTTTCCAAATATGTACCTAAAAATAAATGGGCCCTAGCCCAGCACCCGATAGATCACAACAAAACAAGGCAAGATTGCCTTGGGATTCCCAACAAACAACTCCTCGAGATTCGCACCGTCATCAGCCAACGAATCAAACCCtcccatctcctcctcctcctccgccgcAGCCTCCTTCACTCTCCCAGCGATCACTCTACACACCATCATCGCCCTCCGAGATCCCATCTCATACGCGCTCCCAATCTCGTGCGCTCGCCCGCTGCTCGCCATCGTCCTGATCCCGCTTCTCCCCCGCGCGAATCCATGGCGGATGATCCCGCAGACACCGCACGCGGCGGCGGAGCAGAGGGAGGTGGATCGGAAGGAGCAAGACAAAGGCGCTGGTAGGAATCGGAGGAGTTCGTTGCCGTCGGCGGCGCATCGGGGATGCTTCTTAGGGTTTAGGGCCCAACGGGACTTTAACGGCGGCGCGGTAGTCCTCGAAGCGGGCGAGGGTGCGGTGGTTGTTGTGCACCTTGAGGATGCGCTCGATCATGCAGGCGGCGAGGTTTCGCCGCCGGTGCCAGCTCGATTTGAAGATGATTTCGACGATGTTCCGCCCTGAGTCCTCCGCCCCAAGCTCCGACACTGTTTGCCAGATGATATCGGTGAGGGACTGTTTTCGAAATTTCAGTAATTTTTGGGGTTTTATGCAAAATTGAgaattataacatttttttatatccaaCGTCCATAAAAGTggattaattttcttaaaatatatattttttaaaaaaatattaattctaaTTTAAATTACCATTTGTTATGCAATTCACTAATCTTAAAACTGGgtagctctttttttttataaatagaaaagaTTCCAACTTTTGTTACCATCatacttttataaataaagatgtaatatttgaattaattcttcta
This window harbors:
- the LOC120257920 gene encoding LOW QUALITY PROTEIN: uncharacterized protein LOC120257920 (The sequence of the model RefSeq protein was modified relative to this genomic sequence to represent the inferred CDS: deleted 1 base in 1 codon); this translates as MAITGFLPPTNQHQEKKNKKKKKKKKSQTKEISSWEQLKNILSCKSTAPTGQQVHDPSKPTTKPMTSYCGSSLCAIRDVVHGNTRVVHRADTDHCSGCSSSPGSSWRHETVPLAVHLGSGSRGGMQLRSLSGCYEAHAVSIESGSRRYPRSRALCACPECGEVFTKLESLELHQATKHAVSELGAEDSGRNIVEIIFKSSWHRRRNLAACMIERILKVHNNHRTLARFEDYRAAVKSRWALNPKKHPRCAADGNELLRFLPAPLSCSFRSTSLCSAAACGVCGIIRHGFARGRSGIRTMASSGRAHEIGSAYEMGSRRAMMVCRVIAGRVKEAAAEEEEEMGGFDSLADDGANLEELFVGNPKAILPCFVVIYRVLG